Proteins encoded in a region of the Mercenaria mercenaria strain notata chromosome 1, MADL_Memer_1, whole genome shotgun sequence genome:
- the LOC123538130 gene encoding uncharacterized protein LOC123538130 produces MTNTDKETFEELDLVKLLPDNYRNLKGNEVIKPSDVNKGFEDDQLLITFTGKDFSFAVACKLEKKNESFVLIPVFPPVKISNRTRSVIAIDSDHVCATTEYYVIIKRKDDDTDTDVKSHPRVKRDRGGLLMADGQGRFYYGDGDCFVGCHWDGTQISEEFRVSDRRMKFPQGSAIASSGRILVCCDSSHTIYSISCDGKDFKVVHFDGEKWFGDIDFNSSGKQFFTSFWHDNKWPVLFKYEA; encoded by the coding sequence ATGACGAATACGGACAAGGAGACGTTTGAAGAACTAGACCTGGTCAAGTTGTTGCCAGACAATTATCGTAACTTGAAGGGTAATGAAGTGATAAAGCCATCAGATGTAAACAAAGGTTTTGAAGACGATCAGCTCCTTATAACTTTTACAGGAAAAGACTTCTCTTTTGCTGTTGCTTGTAAGCTCGAAAAGAAAAACGAAAGTTTCGTATTGATACCTGTATTTCCACCAGTTAAAATCTCCAACAGAACACGGTCAGTTATAGCCATTGACAGCGATCATGTCTGTGCAACAACAGAATATTATGTTATCATTAAAAGAAAAGATGACGACACGGACACTGATGTCAAGTCACATCCACGTGTTAAGCGTGACAGAGGTGGTCTATTGATGGCCGATGGGCAGGGACGGTTTTATTATGGAGATGGCGATTGCTTTGTAGGTTGCCACTGGGATGGTACGCAAATTAGCGAAGAATTCAGAGTATCTGACCGTAGAATGAAGTTTCCACAAGGTTCTGCCATTGCCTCTTCAGGAAGAATTCTTGTATGTTGTGATTCATCCCATACAATCTACAGTATTTCATGCGATGGAAAAGACTTCAAGGTCGTTCACTTTGATGGCGAAAAGTGGTTTGGTGACATAGATTTCAACTCCAGCGGCAAGCAGTTTTTCACATCATTTTGGCACGACAATAAGTGGCCAGTACTTTTTAAATATGAAGCCTGA